From Neobacillus sp. PS2-9, the proteins below share one genomic window:
- a CDS encoding isochorismate synthase, translating into MVTIQETEIMERGLSAVNRAKELGRPILISEVHQMDMIHPLQFFNAGKDRYQGERFFWKDPTNEVILIGLGISKQIQSDQATDRFFLVEKEWKNFLKDSLIYNDFNEIGTGPVMFGGFSFDPYKEKTELWSKFADSLFHIPKYLLSIVDGKAFLTINTICTPHDDLSLFNKILEERNQLLHSLERKSKPLSSALVEKREILPKKWKSTVDGVVNELTNGPLKKVVLARELRLVFNDLVEAEVVLNNLYNQQHESFIFAFESNGDCFIGASPERLVKKQGTEVYSTCLAGSISRGKTEEEDRILGDTLLNDQKNLIEHSYVVEMIKEALEESCEEIILPAKPQLMKIRDIQHLYTPVIGKCNFAASLLLLVERLHPTPALGGLPKEAAVEKIRQVEDLDRGFYAAPLGWVDYRQNGEFAVSIRSGLIQGKEASLFAGCGVVADSNAESEYLETSLKFRPMLRALGGQ; encoded by the coding sequence TTGGTTACCATTCAAGAAACGGAAATAATGGAAAGGGGTCTTTCGGCTGTTAATCGTGCGAAAGAACTCGGTCGACCGATTTTAATAAGTGAAGTTCATCAAATGGACATGATTCACCCACTACAATTTTTTAATGCTGGAAAAGACCGCTACCAAGGGGAACGTTTTTTCTGGAAGGATCCTACAAATGAGGTCATACTTATTGGACTTGGGATTTCTAAACAAATTCAGTCGGATCAGGCTACTGACCGCTTTTTTCTTGTTGAGAAGGAGTGGAAAAACTTCTTAAAGGATAGCCTTATTTATAACGACTTTAACGAGATCGGTACAGGTCCTGTTATGTTCGGTGGTTTTTCATTTGACCCTTATAAAGAAAAAACCGAGCTCTGGTCTAAATTTGCGGATTCCTTATTTCATATTCCTAAATACTTATTAAGTATTGTTGATGGAAAGGCCTTTTTAACGATTAACACAATTTGTACACCACATGATGACTTGTCTTTATTCAACAAGATTCTTGAAGAAAGAAATCAACTATTACATTCTTTAGAACGGAAATCTAAACCACTATCTAGTGCATTAGTTGAAAAAAGAGAGATACTACCTAAAAAATGGAAAAGCACTGTTGATGGAGTTGTGAATGAGTTAACAAATGGTCCGTTAAAAAAGGTTGTTCTTGCTCGTGAATTGAGACTTGTTTTTAACGACTTAGTAGAGGCTGAGGTTGTACTGAATAATTTGTACAACCAGCAGCATGAAAGCTTTATTTTTGCTTTTGAGTCGAATGGGGATTGCTTTATCGGTGCTTCACCAGAGAGGCTTGTTAAAAAACAAGGGACAGAAGTGTACTCTACATGTCTTGCTGGTTCTATTTCAAGGGGTAAGACCGAAGAGGAAGATCGAATTTTAGGTGACACCTTATTAAACGATCAGAAGAACTTAATCGAGCATAGTTATGTGGTGGAAATGATTAAGGAAGCCCTAGAAGAATCATGTGAAGAAATCATTCTTCCAGCTAAGCCGCAGTTAATGAAGATTAGAGATATTCAACACTTGTACACACCAGTAATTGGAAAATGTAATTTTGCTGCTTCCTTATTGTTATTAGTTGAACGGCTTCATCCTACTCCTGCACTCGGAGGGTTACCGAAAGAGGCGGCAGTTGAAAAAATTAGACAGGTGGAGGATTTAGACCGTGGTTTTTATGCTGCTCCGTTAGGCTGGGTTGATTATAGGCAGAATGGTGAATTTGCAGTTTCGATACGTTCTGGGCTAATCCAGGGTAAAGAGGCTTCGTTGTTTGCTGGATGTGGTGTGGTTGCAGACTCGAATGCAGAAAGTGAATATTTGGAGACGAGTTTGAAGTTTAGACCCATGCTTCGAGCTCTTGGAGGACAATAA
- the menD gene encoding 2-succinyl-5-enolpyruvyl-6-hydroxy-3-cyclohexene-1-carboxylic-acid synthase, with protein MNHQEALTAYIAAFVAELFSSGITDVVVSPGSRSTPMAMVMAEHPDLKVHIHVDERSAAFFALGIAKATNRPVAILCTSGTAAANYFPAIVEARYSRVPLIVLTADRPHELREVGAPQAIDQIHLYGKHVKWFAEMALPENSDEMIRYARTVCARATAIATGAPSGPVHLNFPFREPLIPKLDENLFQLTERPKGYVKVHNGELTIDDEYFKEMAEKLMGKERGIIVCGNLEDTNFADAVTKLSTSLNFPILADPLSQLRSGEHSHENIIETYDTFLRNEDAKTFLKPEVVIRFGAMPISKALTIFLKENHEAEQYVIDGGGGWRDPASLSTEMIFCNETLFCEKLLSFNESKVSSSFLEEWRKVNELTKSNMTQIRDITELSEGRLFYQLADLLPEGSTLFVGNSMPIRDLDSFFHNNGKSIKIMANRGANGIDGTVSTALGAALYADSLYLVLGDLTFFHDLNGLIAAKLYNINIHIILVNNNGGGIFSFLPQSEHPKNFELLFGTPLNIEFEHAVRMFNGNFSKIQNWDQFELEMKKSVHQFGINVYEVATNREKNRDEHRGIWRSVSQEISEFVKGAR; from the coding sequence ATGAATCATCAAGAAGCTTTAACCGCATATATTGCTGCCTTTGTTGCAGAACTATTTTCTTCAGGGATAACAGATGTTGTTGTAAGCCCGGGCTCAAGGTCTACCCCCATGGCGATGGTGATGGCGGAACACCCTGATTTAAAGGTTCATATCCATGTGGATGAGCGATCAGCGGCTTTTTTTGCCTTAGGAATAGCAAAAGCAACAAACAGACCGGTAGCCATTCTTTGTACCTCAGGCACTGCTGCAGCTAATTATTTTCCAGCTATTGTTGAGGCTCGCTACTCTAGGGTGCCTTTAATTGTGCTGACTGCAGATAGACCTCATGAGTTAAGGGAAGTGGGTGCCCCACAGGCAATTGACCAAATTCATTTATATGGAAAACATGTTAAGTGGTTTGCGGAAATGGCCTTACCAGAGAATAGTGACGAAATGATTCGTTACGCCCGGACAGTCTGTGCTCGCGCCACGGCTATAGCAACAGGGGCACCATCTGGACCAGTCCATTTGAATTTTCCATTTAGGGAACCGCTTATCCCTAAGTTGGATGAAAATCTGTTCCAATTAACAGAACGGCCAAAAGGATATGTGAAGGTTCATAATGGCGAATTAACTATAGATGATGAGTATTTTAAAGAAATGGCAGAAAAGTTAATGGGAAAAGAGAGAGGCATCATTGTTTGTGGGAATCTCGAAGACACAAATTTTGCTGATGCTGTGACCAAACTTTCCACCTCGTTAAACTTTCCAATATTGGCAGACCCGTTATCTCAATTAAGAAGCGGGGAACATAGTCATGAAAACATAATTGAAACGTACGATACGTTTTTACGAAATGAAGATGCCAAAACCTTTCTGAAGCCGGAAGTCGTGATTCGATTCGGGGCAATGCCGATCTCGAAAGCATTAACGATTTTCTTAAAAGAAAATCATGAAGCGGAGCAATATGTAATCGATGGTGGTGGAGGCTGGCGTGACCCTGCATCGTTATCTACTGAAATGATTTTTTGTAATGAAACATTATTTTGTGAGAAGTTGCTTAGCTTTAATGAAAGCAAAGTGTCTTCTTCATTTTTAGAAGAATGGCGTAAGGTTAACGAGCTGACGAAATCGAATATGACCCAAATACGAGATATCACAGAATTAAGTGAGGGGCGTCTGTTTTACCAATTAGCAGATTTATTGCCGGAAGGTTCAACTCTTTTTGTTGGGAATAGCATGCCGATTCGCGACTTAGATAGTTTCTTTCATAATAATGGTAAATCCATTAAAATCATGGCTAACAGAGGTGCTAACGGAATCGATGGTACTGTGTCCACAGCATTAGGAGCTGCCTTGTATGCTGATTCATTATATCTCGTGTTAGGAGATTTAACCTTTTTCCATGATTTAAATGGTCTTATTGCAGCAAAACTTTACAATATTAATATCCATATTATCCTAGTGAACAATAATGGGGGCGGAATTTTTTCATTCCTTCCACAGTCAGAACACCCCAAGAATTTTGAACTATTGTTTGGTACACCGTTAAACATAGAATTTGAGCACGCCGTTCGCATGTTTAATGGAAACTTTTCAAAAATCCAGAATTGGGATCAGTTTGAATTGGAAATGAAAAAATCAGTTCACCAGTTTGGTATTAATGTATACGAGGTGGCAACGAACAGAGAAAAAAATCGTGATGAGCACCGCGGAATTTGGCGTTCTGTTTCCCAGGAAATATCAGAATTTGTCAAAGGAGCTCGTTAA
- the menH gene encoding 2-succinyl-6-hydroxy-2,4-cyclohexadiene-1-carboxylate synthase, with amino-acid sequence MNVVVEGLTYHVDVYGNGFPLVCLHGFTGDVTTWTPFLEDWCKRSKLILPDIIGHGKTESPEEIERYYIESAAHDLNKLLEHLEVHQVDLLGYSMGGRLALTFAILFPERVRKLILESASPGLLTETERELRRMKDAELANFIKDRGIQAFVDYWEEIPLFSTMKSLPKSINESIRGQRLNNSPIGLANSLLGMGTGSQPSWWGRLNELEMDVLLLTGKKDTKFCLLAEKMVKELKNGTWMTFENSGHAIHVEEKEKFGTIVSDFLNT; translated from the coding sequence ATGAATGTAGTGGTGGAAGGGCTTACCTATCATGTCGATGTTTATGGGAATGGGTTTCCTTTAGTTTGTTTACATGGATTTACGGGAGATGTAACAACCTGGACTCCTTTTCTTGAGGATTGGTGTAAGCGTTCTAAGTTAATCCTTCCTGACATTATTGGACATGGGAAAACGGAGTCCCCTGAAGAAATAGAGCGGTATTATATAGAATCTGCTGCTCATGACTTAAACAAGCTCCTCGAACATCTTGAGGTGCACCAAGTAGATCTGCTTGGATATTCAATGGGTGGCAGACTTGCCCTTACCTTTGCTATACTCTTTCCTGAAAGAGTTCGTAAGTTGATTTTAGAAAGTGCCTCTCCAGGACTATTAACAGAGACTGAAAGAGAACTTCGCCGAATGAAAGATGCTGAACTTGCAAATTTTATAAAAGACCGTGGAATTCAAGCATTTGTCGATTACTGGGAGGAGATTCCCTTATTTTCGACCATGAAGAGCTTGCCTAAGTCAATCAATGAATCCATAAGAGGCCAACGTTTAAACAATTCTCCCATAGGGCTTGCGAATAGCTTGTTAGGCATGGGCACAGGGTCACAGCCTTCTTGGTGGGGAAGGTTGAACGAACTAGAAATGGATGTCCTGCTGCTTACTGGTAAAAAAGATACTAAGTTTTGTTTACTAGCGGAAAAAATGGTCAAAGAGTTAAAAAACGGAACATGGATGACTTTTGAAAACAGTGGACATGCAATTCATGTGGAAGAAAAAGAAAAGTTTGGTACAATAGTAAGTGACTTTCTTAATACATAA
- the menB gene encoding 1,4-dihydroxy-2-naphthoyl-CoA synthase has product MTVEWIAGRKYDEILYETYNGIAKITINRPHVHNAFTPKTVSELIDAFAFARDDSSIGVIVLTGAGDKAFCSGGDQSVRGHGGYVGEDQIPRLNVLDLQRLIRVIPKPVIAMVKGYAIGGGHVLHVVCDLTIAADNARFGQTGPKVGSFDAGYGSGYLARIIGHKKAREIWYLCRQYNAQEALDMGLVNTVVPLEKVEEETIQWCNEILEKSPTALRFLKAAMNADTDGLAGLQQFAGDATLLYYTTDEAKEGRDSFKEKRKPDFGQFPRFP; this is encoded by the coding sequence TTGACAGTAGAATGGATTGCAGGACGTAAATATGATGAGATTTTATATGAAACATATAACGGGATTGCAAAAATTACAATTAACCGTCCGCACGTACATAATGCGTTTACACCGAAAACCGTATCGGAATTAATCGATGCATTTGCGTTTGCACGTGATGATTCAAGTATTGGGGTTATTGTATTAACTGGTGCTGGTGATAAGGCATTCTGTTCTGGAGGAGACCAATCGGTCCGTGGACATGGCGGATATGTGGGAGAAGACCAAATTCCACGCTTAAATGTTCTTGATCTTCAACGCTTAATTCGAGTGATTCCTAAGCCAGTCATTGCGATGGTTAAGGGATATGCAATTGGTGGAGGACATGTTCTTCATGTGGTATGTGATTTAACGATTGCCGCTGATAATGCTAGATTTGGACAAACTGGTCCTAAAGTGGGTAGCTTTGATGCTGGTTATGGATCAGGTTATCTTGCAAGAATTATCGGACATAAGAAGGCCCGTGAAATATGGTACTTATGCCGTCAATACAATGCACAAGAAGCCCTCGATATGGGACTTGTAAATACAGTAGTTCCGCTTGAGAAAGTCGAAGAAGAAACCATTCAATGGTGTAATGAAATTCTTGAGAAGAGTCCAACTGCGCTTCGTTTCTTGAAGGCAGCAATGAACGCTGATACTGACGGCTTAGCCGGTCTACAGCAGTTCGCTGGTGACGCAACATTACTTTACTATACAACGGATGAAGCAAAAGAAGGCCGTGATTCCTTTAAGGAAAAACGTAAACCTGATTTCGGCCAATTCCCACGTTTTCCTTGA
- a CDS encoding o-succinylbenzoate--CoA ligase → MQYETIPNFIKKRVFLTPDRTAVYFNEQTLTFKELYERSFKAAGQLQALGVQKDDYLAVLLKNHLDTIVILFALQLLGVKAVILNNRLTPAELVWQLKDSKAAFLLVEDSFSDIEQAIRIEIPSLATMTKSGLFNVEAKTPVIQEEINLSDTCTIMYTSGTTGHPKGVIQTYGNHWWSSVGSALNLGFMDSDCWLCAVPLFHISGFSILMRSVIYGMPIVLHESFDVEQTIEDITTKKVTIMSVVGTMLTRIVDTLQERRLPPLFRCMLLGGGPAPLPLLKSCLEKDIPVFQTYGMTESSSQIVTLSPEYSLTKLGSAGKPLFPAQLQIRLEDGRKAEAGEVGEIVVKGPNVTPGYLNRPDATEEKVRNGWFYTGDIGYQDEEGFLFVIDRRSDLIISGGENIYPAEIESVLLAHSDVAEVGVTGVEEMKWGQVPVAFIVCREGRKVEVDDLKQFCLQHLAKYKVPKAFYFTESLPRNAAKKLLRRNLREWLKEGKDI, encoded by the coding sequence ATGCAATACGAGACTATTCCTAACTTCATAAAGAAACGAGTTTTTTTAACGCCGGATCGGACGGCAGTTTATTTTAACGAGCAGACCTTAACCTTTAAAGAACTTTATGAACGTTCCTTTAAGGCTGCAGGGCAGCTTCAGGCACTAGGAGTGCAAAAAGATGATTACCTAGCTGTTTTATTAAAAAATCATCTAGATACCATTGTGATCTTGTTTGCCCTTCAGTTATTAGGGGTAAAAGCAGTTATTTTGAATAACCGTTTAACACCAGCAGAATTAGTATGGCAATTGAAGGATTCAAAAGCAGCCTTTCTCCTTGTTGAAGACTCGTTTTCAGATATAGAACAAGCCATAAGAATCGAAATACCATCTCTAGCTACAATGACAAAAAGTGGCTTGTTTAACGTGGAAGCAAAAACTCCCGTAATACAGGAGGAAATCAACTTATCAGATACCTGTACGATCATGTATACGTCAGGAACAACAGGTCATCCAAAAGGAGTTATACAAACCTATGGGAACCACTGGTGGAGTTCGGTGGGATCCGCATTAAATTTAGGATTTATGGATAGTGATTGCTGGTTATGTGCGGTTCCACTGTTTCATATCAGCGGATTCTCCATTTTAATGCGGAGTGTCATCTATGGCATGCCTATTGTATTACATGAAAGCTTTGATGTGGAACAAACGATTGAAGATATTACCACTAAAAAAGTCACCATCATGTCTGTCGTAGGAACCATGCTAACCAGGATTGTTGATACACTGCAGGAGAGGCGTCTCCCCCCTCTTTTTCGCTGTATGCTACTGGGCGGAGGACCTGCACCGTTACCATTATTGAAATCTTGTTTGGAGAAGGATATACCTGTATTCCAAACATATGGAATGACGGAGTCCTCCTCACAAATCGTGACACTTTCCCCCGAATATAGCTTAACTAAGCTTGGTTCGGCAGGTAAGCCTTTGTTCCCGGCACAGCTTCAAATCAGGCTGGAGGACGGTCGGAAAGCTGAAGCAGGGGAGGTAGGAGAAATTGTTGTTAAAGGACCCAATGTTACTCCTGGCTATTTAAATAGACCGGATGCCACAGAAGAAAAGGTTCGCAATGGTTGGTTTTATACCGGAGATATTGGCTATCAGGATGAGGAAGGGTTTTTATTTGTAATCGACCGACGTTCTGATTTAATTATTTCAGGGGGAGAAAATATTTATCCAGCTGAAATTGAATCGGTCCTGCTCGCCCATTCGGATGTGGCCGAAGTTGGTGTAACCGGGGTAGAGGAAATGAAGTGGGGACAGGTACCCGTTGCGTTTATAGTATGTAGGGAAGGCAGAAAAGTAGAGGTGGATGATCTCAAACAGTTTTGTTTGCAGCACCTAGCAAAATATAAGGTTCCAAAAGCATTTTATTTTACCGAAAGTCTCCCAAGAAATGCTGCAAAAAAATTACTGCGAAGAAATCTCAGAGAATGGCTGAAAGAAGGAAAGGACATATGA
- the menC gene encoding o-succinylbenzoate synthase, giving the protein MEIASVELFVIQMPLKSPFLTHLSTVDTREGIIVKVTNKEGISGYGEGVAFSSPWYTEETVSTSLHMLTDFFIPILKKHPIIHPEDIHTLFRSIRRNHMAKASLEMALWDLYAKIHSYSLSNILGGTCLQVASGVVVATDSTSKALQQIEQYLDEGYQRIKVKIHPNQDYSFLSEIRRFYPDIPIMADANSAYTLEDIDRLKALDDFNLLMIEQPLAQDDILEHSLLQKELKTPICLDESIVSFEDARKAIEFGCCKVINIKVGRVGGLYEAKRIHDYCYERDIPVWCGGMIEFGVSRAHNIALASLPGFTIPGDISASNRFWEEDIITPEVVVENGFITVPNQPGIGFNVNEKRLNEILLTKKTFQF; this is encoded by the coding sequence ATGGAGATTGCGTCAGTTGAACTTTTTGTCATTCAGATGCCCTTAAAATCTCCTTTTTTAACTCATTTAAGTACCGTTGACACTCGAGAAGGAATCATTGTAAAGGTAACAAATAAAGAGGGGATATCAGGGTATGGGGAAGGTGTAGCTTTTTCATCCCCATGGTACACAGAAGAAACAGTTTCAACCAGCTTACATATGTTAACGGATTTTTTCATTCCAATATTGAAAAAACATCCAATTATCCACCCGGAGGATATTCATACCCTTTTTCGTTCTATTAGAAGAAATCATATGGCAAAGGCATCATTAGAAATGGCCTTATGGGACTTATATGCGAAAATTCACTCATACTCTTTGTCAAACATCCTTGGCGGAACCTGCTTACAGGTTGCCTCAGGTGTGGTAGTAGCAACAGATTCAACTTCAAAAGCATTACAACAGATTGAACAATATCTTGATGAAGGATATCAGCGTATTAAAGTTAAGATTCATCCGAACCAGGATTATTCCTTCCTGTCAGAAATTCGTCGTTTTTACCCAGACATCCCGATTATGGCGGATGCTAATTCTGCGTATACATTAGAAGATATCGACCGCTTAAAAGCCCTAGACGATTTTAATCTACTGATGATTGAGCAGCCGCTTGCACAAGATGATATTCTAGAACACTCCTTGCTTCAAAAAGAACTGAAGACTCCCATTTGTTTGGATGAAAGCATTGTCAGTTTTGAAGATGCAAGAAAGGCAATCGAGTTCGGCTGCTGTAAGGTGATCAACATCAAAGTGGGACGAGTGGGAGGACTGTATGAGGCCAAACGAATCCATGACTATTGTTATGAAAGAGATATCCCTGTTTGGTGTGGCGGCATGATTGAATTTGGTGTATCTCGTGCTCACAATATTGCGCTTGCTTCCCTTCCTGGATTCACCATACCAGGAGATATCAGTGCATCGAACCGTTTTTGGGAGGAAGACATCATCACTCCGGAAGTTGTCGTGGAAAATGGATTTATTACCGTACCGAATCAACCAGGTATTGGTTTTAATGTAAATGAGAAGAGACTTAATGAGATTCTTCTAACCAAAAAGACTTTTCAATTCTAA
- a CDS encoding DUF1540 domain-containing protein: MAKDVLCEVNNCSFWAKGNRCSADQIYVVSHTGDTADNNRETDCKTFEPSGLS, from the coding sequence ATGGCTAAAGATGTGTTATGTGAAGTAAATAACTGTTCGTTTTGGGCGAAGGGAAATAGATGTAGTGCGGATCAAATTTATGTAGTCAGCCATACTGGTGATACAGCTGATAATAATAGGGAAACGGATTGTAAAACATTTGAACCAAGCGGATTATCTTAA
- a CDS encoding cytochrome d ubiquinol oxidase subunit II, producing the protein MLDVYLAITVLWGFVFIYAVMATMDFGAGFWSMFYINGRKATATSIANRYLSPTWEVTNTFIVALVVAVYSLFPRGAYTLGTILLVPGSLILLLLSIRSAFLVFSNIAEEYKKPLTYISGISGILIPGLLISVLPITHGNYVDFSGNRQTLDLAGMFTSPNEYAFFGFALTSTLFLSSLLLADYSKASEEFEAYRVYRRDALFIGPISLIMAFLIMFTLKNEAAWIYGKMMKDLPLLYLSLGCFLVGGLGLLLPSQKTKTPGWPRLSVIAITAQYLVASYVYGKAHLPYIVYPEVTIHSAFTDPNSFRAIFITYIVGFAILFPGFIYFWSLFMNDKRYLRQSKTSIPKK; encoded by the coding sequence ATGTTGGATGTTTATCTTGCAATAACAGTATTATGGGGATTTGTGTTCATCTATGCTGTTATGGCCACAATGGATTTTGGCGCAGGATTTTGGTCGATGTTCTACATTAACGGTAGAAAAGCAACAGCAACAAGCATTGCTAACCGCTACCTATCCCCGACATGGGAGGTAACCAATACGTTTATTGTAGCACTTGTTGTTGCCGTCTACAGTCTTTTTCCGAGAGGTGCCTACACGCTGGGTACAATATTATTAGTACCAGGGAGCCTAATCTTATTACTGCTTTCAATCCGCAGTGCGTTTTTGGTCTTTTCTAATATAGCTGAAGAGTACAAAAAGCCACTTACATACATTTCTGGTATTTCAGGTATACTCATACCAGGATTATTAATTAGTGTACTCCCCATTACTCATGGAAACTATGTGGATTTCTCAGGGAACCGGCAAACCTTAGATTTAGCTGGAATGTTTACGAGCCCCAATGAATATGCTTTTTTCGGATTTGCCCTAACAAGTACTCTATTCCTATCCTCACTTCTATTAGCGGACTATTCCAAAGCCTCTGAGGAATTCGAGGCTTACCGGGTCTATCGGAGAGATGCATTGTTTATTGGTCCCATTTCTTTAATAATGGCATTTCTAATTATGTTTACATTAAAAAATGAGGCAGCTTGGATTTATGGAAAAATGATGAAAGACCTTCCACTACTTTACCTATCACTTGGTTGCTTTTTAGTCGGTGGGCTTGGCTTATTGTTGCCATCTCAAAAGACAAAGACACCAGGCTGGCCTCGACTATCTGTTATTGCCATAACTGCACAATATTTAGTAGCCAGTTATGTATATGGCAAGGCGCATTTGCCTTATATCGTCTATCCTGAAGTGACGATTCATTCTGCTTTTACTGACCCTAATTCTTTTCGGGCTATTTTTATTACTTATATTGTTGGTTTCGCCATTTTGTTTCCTGGTTTTATTTACTTTTGGAGCTTATTTATGAATGATAAACGCTATTTAAGACAAAGCAAAACAAGCATTCCTAAAAAGTAA
- a CDS encoding cytochrome ubiquinol oxidase subunit I, producing the protein MEDLLIARSLFGTTMGFHIIFATIGVGLPFMILTAELIYQKTKDIEYVVMAKRWTKAFAVLLGVGIPTGTIAGVQLSLLWPGFMEVIGKVMALPFQIEIYAFFIEALFMSIYVYAAERIAPWMRITSLLLVAIGAMGSAVLITNVHAFEGTPAGFNIVNGKIVDVDPWAAFFNPSFFVTAGHVALSAYTTGAFIVATVSAYKMLKADRSSRVYQFHQKALMLSLIVGGLFSLLTALNGHESAQLLHEYQPEKLAAAEGLFETQSHAPLAIGGITDRETETIKGAIEIPWALSFLAGNSFNTVVKGLHDFPKEHWPPLFVHTLFNGMVGIGSLLILLSFVGLAWKRVFKKDHFPKWLMWLYVLSGPLAVLGIEFGWVFACTGRQPWTIYHVLSTKDSVTTATNLGILFILFAIVYAILAFSVLFVLRYYFKKNSVIDDLNRADQKGVPLFSSNS; encoded by the coding sequence ATGGAAGATTTATTAATCGCAAGGAGTCTATTTGGAACAACGATGGGCTTCCATATTATCTTTGCTACTATTGGGGTTGGATTACCTTTTATGATTTTGACTGCAGAGCTCATTTATCAAAAGACCAAGGATATTGAGTATGTTGTTATGGCTAAAAGATGGACAAAAGCATTCGCCGTTCTTCTCGGTGTAGGCATTCCTACCGGTACCATCGCCGGGGTCCAACTGTCCTTGCTATGGCCCGGGTTCATGGAAGTGATTGGAAAGGTAATGGCATTACCCTTTCAAATTGAGATTTATGCTTTCTTCATAGAGGCCTTATTTATGTCCATCTATGTCTATGCCGCAGAGCGCATTGCCCCATGGATGAGAATTACGAGTTTACTCCTCGTTGCCATTGGAGCAATGGGGTCAGCTGTATTGATTACCAATGTCCATGCCTTCGAAGGGACACCAGCAGGTTTTAATATCGTCAATGGAAAGATTGTAGATGTAGATCCATGGGCAGCTTTCTTTAATCCAAGTTTTTTCGTAACCGCCGGTCATGTAGCACTATCTGCTTATACAACAGGGGCCTTCATTGTAGCAACGGTTTCAGCATACAAAATGCTAAAAGCAGATCGTTCTTCAAGAGTTTATCAATTCCATCAAAAAGCCTTGATGCTGAGTCTTATCGTTGGCGGCCTTTTTTCCTTATTAACTGCTCTTAATGGGCATGAATCTGCCCAACTTCTTCATGAATACCAACCAGAGAAGCTGGCGGCTGCTGAAGGATTATTTGAAACTCAGTCCCATGCACCACTTGCGATTGGTGGAATTACAGATCGAGAAACAGAGACCATAAAAGGGGCGATTGAAATCCCATGGGCACTAAGTTTTTTAGCTGGAAATAGTTTTAATACCGTTGTTAAAGGGTTACACGATTTCCCTAAAGAACACTGGCCGCCACTGTTTGTTCATACCCTGTTTAATGGAATGGTAGGTATCGGTTCCCTACTCATACTCCTTTCCTTTGTTGGACTTGCATGGAAACGAGTATTTAAAAAAGACCACTTTCCGAAATGGTTAATGTGGCTCTACGTGCTTTCTGGCCCTTTGGCGGTTTTAGGAATTGAATTTGGTTGGGTCTTTGCTTGTACAGGAAGGCAGCCATGGACTATTTATCATGTGCTTTCTACGAAGGATTCCGTCACTACTGCAACCAATTTGGGAATATTATTCATCCTGTTTGCGATTGTCTATGCGATTTTAGCCTTTTCAGTTCTATTTGTCCTTCGGTATTATTTCAAGAAAAATAGCGTTATTGATGACCTAAACCGTGCAGACCAAAAAGGAGTACCACTGTTTAGTTCAAATTCATAA